A single region of the Vicia villosa cultivar HV-30 ecotype Madison, WI unplaced genomic scaffold, Vvil1.0 ctg.001488F_1_1_1, whole genome shotgun sequence genome encodes:
- the LOC131635433 gene encoding fatty acid desaturase 4, chloroplastic-like, translating to MSSFTQHNYLPSFHHQACTKSKLIHRIRVYCSTNTTTTRTTTATPKSKPNVDQLIVEPRFAPLPIKAVTVANHPTESETSLQSTWSHRAWVAVGCTTLLISLGESIKGSMDMNMWVEPILAGWVGYILADLGSGVYHWAIDNYGDGSTPFVGAQIEAFQGHHKWPWTITKRQFANNLHALARVVTFVVLPIDLVFHDPIVQSFVAMCAGCIMFSQQFHAWAHGTKSRLPPLVVALQESGVLVSRLQHGAHHRPPYNNNYCIVSGVWNEVLDETKAFEAIEMILYFKLGVRPRSWSEPASEWLEDIEIASQSQAQ from the coding sequence ATGTCTTCCTTTACTCAACACAACTaccttccaagctttcaccaccAAGCTTGCACAAAAAGCAAACTCATACACCGGATTCGTGTCTATTGCTCCACCAATACTACTACTACTAGAACTACTACCGCTACTCCGAAGTCCAAGCCCAATGTTGATCAATTGATCGTTGAGCCTAGATTTGCGCCGCTGCCAATAAAGGCAGTAACCGTCGCTAACCATCCAACGGAAAGTGAGACGAGTTTGCAATCAACATGGTCTCATCGCGCATGGGTCGCGGTTGGATGCACAACTTTGCTAATTTCTTTGGGAGAGTCTATAAAGGGCTCAATGGATATGAATATGTGGGTCGAGCCCATTTTGGCAGGATGGGTTGGTTACATCTTAGCTGATCTCGGATCCGGAGTTTATCATTGGGCCATTGATAATTATGGAGATGGATCGACCCCGTTTGTTGGAGCTCAAATTGAAGCTTTCCAAGGCCATCACAAATGGCCTTGGACAATTACTAAGCGTCAATTTGCTAACAATTTGCACGCGCTTGCACGTGTGGTGACTTTTGTAGTGCTTCCTATAGACCTTGTTTTCCATGACCCTATAGTTCAAAGCTTTGTTGCCATGTGTGCGGGTTGCATTATGTTTAGCCAACAATTTCATGCATGGGCTCATGGGACAAAGAGCCGGCTTCCGCCTCTCGTGGTGGCTTTGCAGGAGAGTGGAGTGCTCGTGTCGCGATTGCAGCACGGGGCGCATCACCGGCCGCCGTATAACAATAATTACTGCATAGTAAGTGGAGTTTGGAACGAGGTGTTGGATGAAACTAAGGCTTTTGAAGCTATTGAAATGATATTGTATTTTAAACTTGGAGTTAGGCCAAGATCATGGAGTGAGCCTGCTTCTGAGTGGTTGGAGGATATTGAAATTGCTTCTCAAAGCCAAGCACAATGA
- the LOC131635434 gene encoding vacuolar protein sorting-associated protein 22 homolog 1 encodes MRRRPGIGGLQTAAAARDQYRLLGENVAKIRTDMMKEQLSTFRSQLEDFARKHKNDIRKNPAFRSQFHEMCAKVGVDPLASNKGFWAELLGIGDFYYELGVQIVDICLATRPLNGGLINLQELCNLLRQRRKSDRGVVSEDDCLRAISKLKVLGSGFEVISVGKKKLVRSVPTELNKDHNEILELAQGQGFVTVDQVEKRLSWTSGRAIDALDTLLDDGLAMIDDGHKDGKRRYWFPCVSPISSLTGTDTL; translated from the exons ATGAGAAGGAGACCTGGAATTGGAGGATTACAAACAGCTGCTGCTGCAAGGGATCAATATAGGTTGCTTGGTGAGAATGTAGCAAAGATCAGAACTGATATGATGAAGGAACAGCTTTCCACTTTTCGTTCTCAGCTTGAAGATTTTGCTCGCAAGCATAAG AATGACATCCGCAAGAACCCTGCATTCAGATCACAGTTTCATGAGATGTGTGCTAAGGTTGGAGTAGATCCCTTGGCCTCAAATAAGGGATTTTGGGCCGAGCTGTTGGGAATTGGTGATTTCTATTATGAACTTG GAGTTCAAATAGTGGACATTTGCTTGGCTACTAGACCCCTCAATGGTGGATTAATCAACCTGCAGGAACTGTGTAATCTCCTTCGCCAGAGACGAAAAAGTGACAGAGGAGTGGTTTCTGAGGATGATTGCCTGCGCGCTATCAGTAAACTGAAG GTTCTAGGTAGCGGGTTTGAAGTTATTTCTGTTGGAAAGAAAAAACTTGTTCGTTCGGTTCCAACTGAGCTGAACAAAGACCATAACGAAATTCTAGAACTTGCCCAG GGTCAAGGGTTTGTGACTGTCGATCAAGTAGAAAAACGGCTATCTTGGACTTCGGGTCGTGCCATTGATGCACTTGATACATTACTTGAT GACGGGCTTGCAATGATTGATGATGGCCACAAAGATGGAAAACGGCGATACTGGTTTCCGTGTGTATCACCAATTTCGTCTTTGACAGGAACTGATACCTTGTAA